In one window of Thunnus thynnus chromosome 23, fThuThy2.1, whole genome shotgun sequence DNA:
- the LOC137175539 gene encoding zinc finger protein 776-like isoform X2, with protein MEEYLAEENTNSSNKMNSSAEKQTSKNLAGPHGESEESFIGGQMDPHQRADTVEKTHHCDKCQKSFSSSSYLKCHQRIHTGEKPYLCDQCEPSTHSHWRKTVPL; from the exons ATGGAGGAATATCTAGCAGAGGAGaatacaaacagcagcaacaaaatgAACTCATCAGCAGAG AAACAGACAAGCAAAAACCTAGCCGGACCCCATGGTGAGAGTGAGGAGAGTTTCATAGGAGGACAAATGGATCCACATCAGCGTGCCGACACTGTGGAGAAAACACACCACTGTGACAAGTGTCAGAAGAGCTTCTCTTCCTCATCATATTTGAAGTGTCATCAGCGTATCCACACTGGAGAAAAACCGTACCTCTGTGACCAGTGTG AACCATCTACGCACTCACACTGGCGAAAAACCGTACCTCTGTGA
- the LOC137175539 gene encoding zinc finger protein 180-like isoform X1, whose protein sequence is MEEYLAEENTNSSNKMNSSAEKQTSKNLAGPHGESEESFIGGQMDPHQRADTVEKTHHCDKCQKSFSSSSYLKCHQRIHTGEKPYLCDQCGKRFIQSGHLQNHLRTHTGEKPYLCDQCGKSFTQSGHLMEHLHTHTGEKPYTCDQCQKSFSSSAYLKHHQRIHTGEKPYFCDQCGRSFTMSGHLKKHLCTHTGENPYTCDQCGKSFTLSGQLLKHLCTHTGENPHTCDQCGKSFTVFVHLKDHQHTYTV, encoded by the exons ATGGAGGAATATCTAGCAGAGGAGaatacaaacagcagcaacaaaatgAACTCATCAGCAGAG AAACAGACAAGCAAAAACCTAGCCGGACCCCATGGTGAGAGTGAGGAGAGTTTCATAGGAGGACAAATGGATCCACATCAGCGTGCCGACACTGTGGAGAAAACACACCACTGTGACAAGTGTCAGAAGAGCTTCTCTTCCTCATCATATTTGAAGTGTCATCAGCGTATCCACACTGGAGAAAAACCGTACCTCTGTGACCAGTGTGGTAAGAGATTCATTCAATCTGGACATTTACAGAACCATCTACGCACTCACACTGGCGAAAAACCGTACCTCTGTGACCAGTGTGGTAAGAGTTTCACTCAATCTGGACATTTAATGGAGCATCTGCACactcacactggagaaaagCCTTACACCTGTGACCAGTGTCAGAAGAGCTTCTCTTCCTCAGCATATTTGAAGCATCATCAGCGTATCCACACTGGAGAAAAACCGTACTTCTGTGACCAGTGTGGTAGGAGTTTCACTATGTCTGGACATTTAAAGAAGCATCTGTGCACTCACACTGGAGAAAATCCTTACACCTGTGACCAGTGTGGTAAGAGTTTCACTCTATCTGGACAATTACTTAAACATCTGTGTACTCACACTGGAGAAAATCCTCACACCTGTGACCAGTGTGGTAAGAGTTTCACtgtatttgtacatttaaaGGACCATCAGCACACTTACACTGTGTAG
- the LOC137175692 gene encoding E3 ubiquitin-protein ligase TRIM39-like, which yields MASASSLLCEEQLLCSICLCAFTEPVSTPCGHNYCKSCITGYWATSNVAQCPLCKKKFRRRPQLQVNTEFRDMVEHFNNMRVRGADESLAQQGEVPCDVCLGLKLKAQKTCLVCLASYCQSHLEPHQRVPALKKHKLIDPVSNLEDRVCKKHDKMFEFFCRTDKMCVCFLCLKDDHAMHETVPLEHVVRERKTWIETLMSEIKTMEITKSVSVKRIQYSLEQRKKESDKEIADVVEVFTALVASLQRGQAELIEVIKEKQNAAVKTAEDHMAQLELEVTELKRRRSEMEQLLQTEDHLHLLQSWPSLCFPAHTEYLHNPLSHSTNPFTQDGSDMSRQSCVEMVKKAVAKIEKTLNNEMETLIQEVKFSDGCEAAEQTDVAGKQTTDKFIKEVWNPPQDKLMMIQLYDEVDVTMDAYTANARLTVSEDGKQLRLNEGNQLLPSLFARRFEHQSFVLGKDGFSSGRFYYEVQVSQSTHWVLGVVKESINKQTFLFPNPEEGGWTFSGIRSLFEQHYFPNTGNPLADPVYLSQRPQTVGVFVDYEKGEVSFYDVDTRTLIYSFTGCTFFETAPALKTLLYTLAGTSLSNRPKLYPIFGLFGDHDDSLIITPVGHTD from the coding sequence ATGGCCTCAGCCAGCAGTCTCCTGTGTGAAGAACAACTTCTGTGTTCAATCTGTCTATGTGCGTTCACTGAGCCTGTCTCTACTCCATGCGGACACAACTACTGCAAGTCTTGTATCACAGGGTACTGGGCCACCAGTAACGTGGCACAGTGTCCACTCTGTAAGAAGAAATTCCGCAGAAGACCACAGCTTCAGGTCAACACAGAGTTCAGAGATATGGTGGAGCATTTCAACAACATGAGGGTGAGGGGTGCAGATGAGAGCCTTGCCCAACAAGGGGAGGTGCCCTGTGACGTCTGCCTTGGGCTAAAGCTCAAGGCCCAGAAGACGTGTCTGGTGTGTTTGGCCTCGTACTGCCAGTctcacctggagcctcatcAGAGAGTACCAGCCCTTAAGAAGCACAAGCTGATCGATCCTGTGTCAAACCTGGAGGACAGGGTTTGTAAGAAGCATGACAAGATGTTTGAGTTCTTCTGTCGCACAgacaagatgtgtgtttgtttcttgtgtttgaAAGACGACCATGCAATGCATGAAACCGTCCCATTAGAGCACGTTGTCAGAGAGAGGAAAACCTGGATTGAGACATTGATGTCAGAAATAAAAACGATGGAAATCACTAAATCCGTGAGTGTTAAGAGAATCCAATACTCACttgaacagagaaagaaagagtcaGACAAAGAGATAGCAGACGTTGTTGAGGTTTTCACTGCTCTGGTGGCCTCCCTACAAAGAGGGCAGGCTGAGCTGATTGAGGTGATCAAGGAGAAGCAGAACGCAGCAGTGAAGACAGCTGAAGACCACATGGCACAGCTGGAACTAGAAGTCACTGAGCTAAAGAGGAGAAGGTCTGAGATGGAGCAGCTTTTACAAACAGAggaccacctccacctcctgcaGAGCTGGCCCTCCCTCTGCTTCCCTGCACACACTGAGTACCTACACAACCCTCTGTCACACTCCACCAATCCATTTACACAAGATGGCTCCGACATGAGTCGTCAGAGCTGTGTGGAGATGGTGAAAAAAGCAGTGGCTAAGATAGAAAAGACACTCAATAATGAGATGGAGACACTCATTCAAGAGGTCAAGTTTAGTGATGGCTGTGAGGCTGCTGAACAGACTGATGTTGCTGgaaaacagacaacagacaagTTTATTAAAGAAGTGTGGAATCCACCTCAGGACAAGCTGATGATGATCCAGCTGTACGATGAAGTGGACGTGACTATGGATGCCTACACAGCCAATGCCAGACTTACGGTGTCTGAGGATGGGAAACAACTGAGACTTAATGAAGGCAATCAATTGTTGCCATCTTTATTTGCAAGAAGATTTGAACATCAATCCTTCGTCCTTGGGAAAGATGGTTTTTCCTCAGGCAGGTTCTACTATGAGGTCCAGGTCAGTCAAAGTACCCACTGGGTCTTGGGAGTTGTCAAAGAGTCCATTAACAAGCAGACCTTTTTGTTTCCCAACCCTGAGGAAGGAGGCTGGACATTTTCTGGAATCAGAAGCCTATTCGAACAGCATTATTTTCCCAACACTGGTAACCCCCTAGCAGATCCCGTGTACCTGAGCCAGAGGCCCCAGACAGTTGGTGTGTTTGTCGATTATGAGAAGGGAGAGGTCTCCTTCTATGACGTGGACACCAGGACTCTGATCTACTCCTTCACAGGCTGTACCTTCTTTGAGACAGCACCAGCACTGAAGACTCTTCTTTACACTTTGGCTGGCACTTCCTTAAGTAACAGACCGAAGCTCTACCctatttttggtttgtttggagATCATGACGATTCGCTCATAATCACTCCAGTAGGCCACACAGATTGA